GACGCAATTCATGAAATCACAGGACATGAAATCACGGCCTAAGACCAAGGGGTTGCACTATATGAACAGGTatcttctagggaagcgcgctccatcttataccacatctcagcttaccatcaggcgagatcgtggtcaagcgcttccctatcatgaataataaaaaaactgttattgGCAATTAAGccattaaaatgaaatcaaaagaaattcgttagaacatttatataattatggaCCTTTCATCGTCTGGAATTGTTTCTAAGTCGGGAATGATGAATCATCCATTACGGAATAATTGCTTGTACTTAACGATTACACGATGTGTAGTCAAAGAGTAATATAATGAGTACTaggggtataaaaaaaatataaaaataaaacaaaataacataaaataatctgtGGTACATAATTTGCCATATAGTGATCTATGGCAAATTATCAATCTAATaattctcaatttttttttaattggcaAAAAGACATAACTACTTGACAcgaagagtaaaaaaaaaattaaaattgtcatcTGTCAATAATTGAAGGATTGCTTcgtctttataatttataaacaaatgcatataaatttcctattagtattttaataaattttacttagtTACGCCGTGTGTGGTGggataaataaagcaaattatCTCGCAGATATTTTATGCgcgtaaaaattttaatacttccTCTTAAAAATGACCGTAATTGCCGTAGATGGTGTGCCGCCAAAGGTAGTTAATGGTTTTACCCTTTTAacaggttttttttaacaggtTTTACCCTTAGTTTTAGAagttgtatgtttaaatttcccaaaaatgtcatttaatatttatatttatgttccaGCTCACtatgaaactatttattaGAAAGCTTTCATGGGTTGTGAAAGGCCATTTTGAAGCCCTCGGCTTTGAGTTCAAGAAAAACAGCCCAaagatttgttatttaaaattgtcgCCGAATTTGAATGCAGCTGATGTTATAAGAAGAATCAACAACTATGAGACACCAAGTGGGAAATTTAAGTTAAGAGCATATGTCCCTTCAACAGTTCcgaatgtaaatataaaatatttttcgtcaAAATATCTATTAGAACATATGCGACTAGCTGCGTTCAGTTCCTTTTATAAgtagaatttgtttatttttaattatttaattgtgtacatagacactaaaataaatacatagtgtaactaaaacaacataataattttaattgcagtTAAAACTGTAACAaggaaaaagtaaaaatctCGATTCCACTTTTAATTGTTTGGTTTGAatgatagaaataaatagtatacacataacataaaaGCTCTCCATCTACTAATGTGACTATTCCTGTTTAGTTAGGTGCAAAACCTGTAACATTGTCAAACAGATTGAGAAGAGTCATGAAGATACCATTGGAATTGACGCCAGAGgaggtaaattattatataaataatatgaagcgGAAGAGTTTCTTTGCACTTTATATCTGAGCAATTACTGGACCAGTTTCAAATATTCTGATATGTATTGGATTACTGATTGCTATGggctatcctatcctactaatattataatgtgaaagtttgtgagggtaaatgtatgtgtatgtgtatgtgtatgtttgttaatctttcacacaaaaactattgaaccttGATACAAGATAGCTGTACAACTtaaacacataggcaactttttatccccatattcctatgggatatagacttacgcatgtgaaaccgcggggtgcagctagtatataatgaatatgaagcaataaaaaacacatgtgacaatacaataaataaagaataaaaatgaggaccatttttattatttatttaacaattttatgtaccaCCACctaaaaaatgttgtatatataattttttttattatatatattcatgtgATTATTGTTACAGTGTTTTCTAAAAGTACACAATGAAATCATCAAGGAAATGGTATACAAGTTTACAGGACTGCTTAATCTGAGTAAAAAGACCAACCACAAACTTATGGATAATATATGCCTTGTAAGTATGttttaacgtttatttattgaaactgtaaataaataaaaataatcatcgtGATGTAAGATAGTTTATATTCATAGTTGTAATGTTTTGGATAAGAGGTATAAACTGAAAGCTTAGAATTCTATGTCCTATGCATTTGTTAAATCAAGAttagatattttcattttacttcagttttaataatttttaaattatacttaatgGTCGTACCGGCTCTGCtcagatatcaagattcctgatatatcccaagggagcatttaatcgggataaagtTTCCTATCACCCATGTCAGCTCATACCATGACtgtatactatttttatcaaaatctgttcaataGTATCAGCATGATTGCTGGATAAACATCCACACAAACAAGCTTTcacatcctacttcctactaatattataaatgtgaaaatttgtaaggatgtgtgtgagtttgttgctctttcatacaaaaagtactgaactaaatgcaatgaaatttggtacgtagacaattcaacaactggaataacatataggcaaccttttatcccgataatttagattaaaccgcgggcgcagctggtttataatattagtgttattaagtttatttgagtgcagtttttatttaatttatattatttacatggaCATAAGACATAATCAATAAGCATAAGACATAAGCAAAGGACATTGGATATGAATGTGATCTTGTGAGTGCTATAAgccagtatatatatatatattttttttaatggaatatGACAAATGTTGTCGCctaagaaccacaggacagttctttggcatcattATTACGTACATGTTCCATATTATGCAGAATTAAGATGTAAAATACAACAACTACAGAATtgcttgccggctcttctctgtagaaattgccttccgaaccggtggtaaatgttacaGCTGTGTAAcatgacgatttaaaagtgctACTATAGgaagtttaattgaataaataaatgtttgagtttgagtttatttctAAATCACCAAGTCCTAGTTGGTGTCCTTGCAGAATCGTTGCCCGGTCTGCCAATATTCATGTAATCAGGAACCTTATATTTCAGACGGTAGCCGAGAGGCTGAGACGCGTCTCCAACTCGTCTAAAATAGTCAATACACCGTTCAAACTCAGCTCGGCGTACAGGAAAGCGCACCCGCACTTTGGCGATTTCCAATTCATTCTGTGCACTTTGCATATGTTGGAGGATGCGCAGGCGCAGCAGAGGTCGCAGATCAGCGAGAAGGAGTTGACAGTTGTCTACTATAATCCGGATGGTAATCGCtacgtagtataaaacaaagacgCTTCCTCTGTCTCGAattccctatgtatgcttaaatctttaaaactacgcaacggattttgatggggtcttttttaaatagatagagtg
Above is a window of Zerene cesonia ecotype Mississippi chromosome 22, Zerene_cesonia_1.1, whole genome shotgun sequence DNA encoding:
- the LOC119836120 gene encoding uncharacterized protein LOC119836120, encoding MTVIAVDGVPPKLTMKLFIRKLSWVVKGHFEALGFEFKKNSPKICYLKLSPNLNAADVIRRINNYETPSGKFKLRAYVPSTVPNLGAKPVTLSNRLRRVMKIPLELTPEECFLKVHNEIIKEMVYKFTGLLNLSKKTNHKLMDNICLTVAERLRRVSNSSKIVNTPFKLSSAYRKAHPHFGDFQFILCTLHMLEDAQAQQRSQISEKELTVVYYNPDVINNVRHDNARETCNKYSERIIKKVTEHINSLKTDSHPDQTEEEKARVNVRKQLKKIAPYLALMVKEVTGAHLKPVKQSFYDVRIYGEPYYPSRDEVKVFLKKFGARSVHRDDAMFNLAMFKLTRQAYMNIMNEDGVTIGGCKLTIRGSDLPTYKIPESVLKQISISEPALEEGHVVAEENWEDW